The Methylomicrobium lacus LW14 genome window below encodes:
- a CDS encoding REP-associated tyrosine transposase, translating to MSELTPYRINGDTYFFTLALPEWSAGETMHPIRALCLELVKIKQMHPFNLDALVILPKYVQGILTLPDQGGDLALLWRQIKAEFIKLAGGYDDLQGDDEDDLDRKRFFGYPLRGDRDFALHMNFLHYNPVNQGLVKGVSDWPYSTFFQYVQQGVYPLSWRMESA from the coding sequence ATGAGCGAATTAACCCCTTACCGTATCAACGGCGACACTTATTTTTTCACGCTGGCGCTGCCGGAATGGAGCGCGGGCGAGACGATGCACCCGATTCGGGCGTTATGTCTCGAATTGGTCAAAATCAAGCAGATGCATCCGTTTAATCTCGATGCGCTGGTGATTTTGCCCAAATACGTGCAAGGCATTTTGACGCTGCCGGATCAGGGAGGGGATCTCGCCCTGCTTTGGCGGCAGATCAAAGCGGAATTCATCAAATTGGCCGGCGGGTATGATGATCTGCAGGGCGACGATGAGGACGACCTTGATCGCAAACGTTTCTTCGGCTATCCGCTGCGCGGCGATCGGGACTTTGCTCTCCATATGAATTTTCTGCATTACAATCCGGTCAATCAGGGCCTGGTCAAAGGGGTTTCCGACTGGCCTTATTCGACTTTTTTCCAATATGTGCAGCAAGGCGTCTATCCCTTGTCCTGGCGCATGGAAAGCGCCTAG